The genomic segment AGAGCAACCTGCAGATCGTCTGGGACGGCGGTATCTACGACTTCGATTCCTGGGCCATTCCGAAAGGCGCGAAGAATCAGAAGGAAGCGCTCGACTTCGTTGCCTTCACCGTGCAACCGGAACAGCAGAAGACTTACTCGGAAAACATCGCCTATGGTCCGGCTAATAAGAAGGCCGTCGAACTGCTTGATCAGAAGCTGCTGAAGAACATGCCGACCACGCCGGAAAACATCGGCAACCAGGTGGCCATGAATGTCACCTTCTGGGCCGATTACGGCGAGCAGCTGGAACAGCGTTTCAACGCCTGGGCCGCGCGCTAAGCGTCAGCCGCACGACCGGCGAGTCGATCCGCCGGCCGTGCGGCGCCGGAACCCTCTCATCTCGCGGAGTCCGCCATGGCGACTGCCATCACCCTGCCTGTTCCCGCGCTCGCCGAGCCAACGCTGAAGCGGCGATTGGCACGCGCCGAACGCATGAATCGCCTCAAGTCCAAGGCGCTGATACTGCCGCTGCTGGTGTTTTTGCTGCTGACCTTCGTGTTGCCGATCGCCTCGCTGCTCTGGCGTAGCGTCGACAACCCCGAGGTGGTAACCAGCCTGCCCCGCACAGTGGAAGCGATTTCATCCTGGGACGGGCGCGGGCTCCCGGCCGAACCGGTATACCACGCGCTGTCCGAAGATCTGCTCGAGGCGCGGCGCAATCAGTCCCTGGGCGATCTGTCCAAACGGCTCAACATGGAGCAGGCCGGTTACCGCAGCCTGTTGACCAAGAGCGCGCGAGCGTTGCCGTTCAAGGAGCAACCTTCGTCCTACAAGGACGCGCTGGAGGCGCTCGATGAACGCTGGGGCGATCCAGCCTACTGGCAGGTCATCCGCCGTAACGACAGTGCCGTCACGCCGTATTACCTGCTGGCCGCGCTCGACCATCGGATTGACGATATGGGCGAGCTGGCGCCGGTCTCGCCTGACCAGGCGGTGTACCTGGATATCTTCGCCCGTACCTTCTGGATGGGGCTGGTGATCACGGCGATTTGTCTGGTGCTGGCTTACCCATTGGCTTACCTGCTGGCCAATCTGCCGGCGCGCAAGAGCAACCTGCTGATGATCATGGTGCTGCTGCCGTTCTGGACCTCGATTCTGGTGCGGGTGGCGGCGTGGATCGTGCTGCTGCAATCGAGCGGACTGATCAACGGTGCGCTGTTGAAGATGGGGCTGATCGACGAGCCGCTGCAGCTGGTGTTCAACCGCGCCGGTGTCTACATCGCCATGGTGCATATCCTGCTGCCGTTCATGATTCTGCCGATCTACAGCGTGATGAAGAACATCTCGCCGAGCTATATGCGCGCAGCGATCTCGCTGGGCTGCCATCCCTTCGCCAGCTTCTGGCGGGTGTACTTCCCACAGACCCTTGCCGGCGTCGGTGCGGGCTGCCTGCTGGTATTCATCATTTCCATCGGCTACTACATCACCCCGGCGCTGCTCGGCAGCCCGAACGACCAGATGGTCAGCTACTTCGTGGCCTTCTATACCAACACCACCATCAACTGGGGCATGGCCACGGCATTGGGCGGCCTGCTGCTGCTCGCCACCATGCTGCTCTACATCGTCTACAGCTGGCTGGTCGGCGCTAGTCGGCTGCGGTTGGGTTGAGATGACGGCGCAGCGACGGCAAACACGGCCAACCCTTCGTTTATCCGGGCAGGAGACCTCTACATGCTGAGCCCCTACATGTCGCCCATCGAGCGCGTCTGGTTCTACACCTTGCGCATCCTCTGCGCCCTGGTGCTGCTGTTTCTGATCGTGCCGGTGCTGGTGATCGTGCCGTTGTCGTTCAACTCCGGCTCGTTTCTGGTGTATCCGCTGCAGGGCGTCTCGCTGCGGTGGTACGAGGCGTTGTTTACGTCTGCCGACTGGATGCGTTCGCTGAAAAACTCGTTGCTCATCGCGCCCGCCGCCACGGTGCTGGCGATGGTCTTCGGCACCCTGGCTGCGATCGGCCTGACCCGCGGTGAATTC from the Stutzerimonas stutzeri genome contains:
- a CDS encoding ABC transporter permease, whose product is MATAITLPVPALAEPTLKRRLARAERMNRLKSKALILPLLVFLLLTFVLPIASLLWRSVDNPEVVTSLPRTVEAISSWDGRGLPAEPVYHALSEDLLEARRNQSLGDLSKRLNMEQAGYRSLLTKSARALPFKEQPSSYKDALEALDERWGDPAYWQVIRRNDSAVTPYYLLAALDHRIDDMGELAPVSPDQAVYLDIFARTFWMGLVITAICLVLAYPLAYLLANLPARKSNLLMIMVLLPFWTSILVRVAAWIVLLQSSGLINGALLKMGLIDEPLQLVFNRAGVYIAMVHILLPFMILPIYSVMKNISPSYMRAAISLGCHPFASFWRVYFPQTLAGVGAGCLLVFIISIGYYITPALLGSPNDQMVSYFVAFYTNTTINWGMATALGGLLLLATMLLYIVYSWLVGASRLRLG